In Entelurus aequoreus isolate RoL-2023_Sb unplaced genomic scaffold, RoL_Eaeq_v1.1 HiC_scaffold_461, whole genome shotgun sequence, one DNA window encodes the following:
- the LOC133645547 gene encoding LOW QUALITY PROTEIN: GTP-binding nuclear protein Ran-like (The sequence of the model RefSeq protein was modified relative to this genomic sequence to represent the inferred CDS: substituted 10 bases at 10 genomic stop codons): protein MQXNHQEIKATFKLLIIGDGGVGKTTFTTRHQTGHFIKPYTPTXGANNTNIVFNTNLGNILFEIWDTAGXEKWGKLRDCYYVGANCALIMFDLTXRDTYKNVAKWYXDFTKICPNVPICLVGNKADVRDRKVKASXINFHRQHNIXYYDISAKSNYXFEKPFIYLLKQLTGNNXLXLVEEVAMKPKDIEMD, encoded by the coding sequence ATGCAGTAAAATCATCAAGAAATAAAAGCCACATTTAAACTACTTATCATAGGGGATGGAGGGGTTGGTAAGACAACCTTTACCACCAGGCATCAAACTGGACACTTCATCAAGCCCTACACACCCACATAAGGAGCCAACAATACAAATATAGTATTCAATACTAATCTAGGTAATATTTTGTTTGAGATTTGGGATACGGCTGGTTAGGAAAAATGGGGAAAGTTGAGAGACTGTTACTATGTAGGGGCCAATTGTGCCCTTATCATGTTCGATCTTACATAAAGAGACACTTATAAGAACGTCGCTAAATGGTATTAGGATTTTACCAAAATTTGCCCAAATGTTCCAATTTGTCTGGTCGGAAATAAAGCCGATGTCAGAGACAGAAAAGTTAAGGCATCTTAGATCAACTTCCATAGACagcataatatataatattatgatATTTCGGCGAAGTCTAATTACTAAtttgaaaaaccttttatctattTACTTAAACAGCTAACTGGTAATAATTAGCTTTAGTTAGTCGAAGAGGTAGCAATGAAACCTAAAGATATAGAAATGGATTAA